From Chloroflexota bacterium, a single genomic window includes:
- a CDS encoding ABC transporter ATP-binding protein, whose translation MAVVRPDTSGVAAPGSSGDVLIAIDHVGKVYNNGTVALEDISFDVHEGEFVSLVGPSGCGKSTLLRMVAGLGAISSGQILVEGLPPTKARQEKNDTAFVFQDANLMPWRTALGNVELPLELRGEGKEARRATAATALEQVGLGDALKAYPRELSGGMRMRVSLARALAAHPRLLMMDEPFGALDEITRQRLNGELLRLCSLANWTVVFVTHNVFEAVYLSTRILVMSARPGRIVAEVPVPLPHPRVPEIRTDPEFTRIVREVVELLGSAADAGEED comes from the coding sequence ATGGCCGTTGTGCGCCCTGACACCTCTGGAGTGGCGGCTCCTGGGTCAAGCGGCGATGTCTTGATCGCCATCGACCATGTGGGCAAGGTCTACAACAATGGGACCGTCGCCCTCGAAGACATCTCGTTTGACGTGCACGAGGGCGAGTTCGTCTCGCTGGTCGGGCCGTCGGGCTGCGGCAAGTCCACCCTCCTCCGGATGGTTGCCGGCCTCGGCGCGATCTCCTCAGGCCAGATCCTGGTGGAAGGGCTCCCGCCGACCAAGGCTCGCCAGGAGAAGAACGACACGGCGTTCGTGTTTCAGGATGCCAACCTGATGCCCTGGCGCACGGCCCTTGGCAACGTCGAGCTGCCGCTGGAGCTGCGCGGCGAGGGCAAGGAGGCGCGCCGGGCGACTGCCGCCACCGCGCTCGAGCAGGTCGGCCTTGGCGACGCCCTGAAGGCGTATCCGCGCGAGCTGTCCGGCGGCATGCGGATGCGTGTCTCGCTGGCGCGCGCCCTGGCCGCCCACCCACGTCTGCTGATGATGGACGAGCCGTTTGGGGCGCTGGACGAGATCACCCGCCAGCGGCTGAACGGCGAGCTGCTCCGGCTGTGCTCCCTCGCCAACTGGACCGTCGTGTTCGTGACGCACAACGTCTTCGAGGCGGTCTACCTGTCCACGCGGATCCTGGTGATGAGCGCCCGCCCGGGCCGCATCGTGGCCGAGGTGCCGGTGCCGCTCCCGCACCCCCGAGTGCCCGAGATCCGTACCGACCCAGAGTTCACCCGGATCGTGCGCGAGGTCGTCGAGCTGCTCGGCAGCGCGGCCGATGCTGGTGAGGAGGACT
- a CDS encoding MaoC family dehydratase, giving the protein MAEKQGWIGRFFEDFEVGDVYRSHIGRTITQADNIWLTLLTNNTNQIHFNEHYAAQTEFGKPLVNSVITIAVVAGLGVTDTSENGFALGWDEIKLPNPMFDGDTLYSESEVVEKRESKSRPQWGIVKFRSRGVKQDGTVVMEYTRSVMVWKKDHAPAHNHFPEPKLNPDGSPAIVKATRN; this is encoded by the coding sequence ATGGCAGAGAAGCAAGGCTGGATCGGTCGGTTCTTCGAAGATTTCGAGGTCGGCGACGTCTACCGCAGCCACATCGGCCGGACCATCACCCAGGCCGACAACATCTGGCTGACGCTGCTGACGAACAACACCAACCAGATCCACTTCAACGAGCACTACGCCGCGCAGACCGAGTTCGGGAAGCCGCTGGTCAACAGCGTCATCACCATCGCCGTGGTGGCCGGCCTCGGGGTGACGGATACCAGCGAGAACGGCTTCGCGCTCGGGTGGGACGAGATCAAGCTGCCGAACCCGATGTTCGACGGCGACACGCTCTACTCTGAGAGCGAGGTCGTGGAGAAGCGCGAGTCGAAGTCTCGGCCACAATGGGGCATCGTCAAATTCCGCTCACGGGGGGTCAAGCAGGATGGCACCGTGGTGATGGAGTACACCCGCAGTGTGATGGTCTGGAAGAAGGATCACGCGCCGGCCCACAACCACTTCCCCGAGCCGAAGCTCAATCCTGACGGTTCACCGGCTATCGTCAAGGCAACCAGGAACTAG
- a CDS encoding glucose 1-dehydrogenase, which produces MAEQAQSLAGKVAVVTGAGQGIGRAIAHGFAGAGAGVVVADVIGENAATVAREIVAEGGRALGLAVDVSQSVAVRAMIDAAVAELGRVDILVNNAGVFPRGMVLELDDDTWNAVMDVNLRGTWLCSQAAARVMVEQGEGGRIVNFASVAAFRPALNGAHYAASKAGIVAFTRNMALEVAPFNITVNAIAPGLTDTAQPRYGMTEDEIAEAGGAVPLGRIAQPGDMVPTILFLCGPDGGYITGQTHHVNGGSWML; this is translated from the coding sequence ATGGCAGAACAGGCACAGTCGCTCGCGGGCAAGGTGGCCGTGGTCACCGGAGCCGGCCAGGGCATCGGCCGGGCCATCGCGCACGGGTTCGCCGGGGCCGGCGCGGGCGTCGTCGTCGCCGACGTGATCGGCGAGAACGCGGCGACCGTCGCGCGGGAGATCGTGGCCGAGGGAGGCCGGGCGCTCGGGCTGGCCGTGGACGTGTCGCAGAGCGTGGCCGTGCGCGCGATGATCGACGCCGCCGTGGCCGAGCTTGGCCGGGTGGACATCCTGGTCAACAACGCCGGCGTCTTCCCGCGCGGCATGGTGCTGGAGCTGGACGACGACACCTGGAACGCGGTCATGGACGTGAACCTGCGCGGGACGTGGCTCTGCTCGCAGGCGGCGGCCCGCGTGATGGTGGAGCAGGGCGAGGGCGGCCGGATCGTCAACTTTGCCTCGGTGGCCGCGTTCCGGCCGGCCCTCAACGGCGCGCACTACGCCGCCAGCAAGGCTGGCATCGTCGCGTTCACCCGCAACATGGCGCTGGAAGTCGCGCCGTTCAACATCACCGTGAACGCCATCGCCCCCGGCCTGACCGACACCGCCCAGCCGCGCTACGGCATGACCGAAGATGAGATCGCGGAGGCCGGCGGCGCGGTGCCGCTCGGGCGGATCGCCCAGCCAGGGGACATGGTCCCGACAATCCTGTTCCTGTGCGGACCAGACGGCGGCTACATCACCGGGCAGACCCACCATGTCAACGGCGGAAGCTGGATGCTGTAG
- a CDS encoding RidA family protein yields the protein MPRGQRVNPPGVHTPQANYTHGTRIGNTLYVSGQLPLDVNGQLVGEGDAEAQAEQCYRNIKAIVEHFGGTMDDIVKIGQFITDLEYRPLVARPRDRHLGTPGPASTLLIIKGLAVPGALVEIEAIAVLD from the coding sequence ATGCCCAGGGGCCAGCGGGTCAATCCACCAGGCGTCCACACGCCACAGGCGAACTACACCCACGGGACCAGGATCGGGAACACGCTGTACGTGTCCGGACAGCTCCCGCTCGACGTGAACGGCCAGCTTGTCGGCGAGGGAGACGCCGAGGCGCAGGCCGAGCAGTGCTACCGGAACATCAAGGCCATCGTCGAGCACTTCGGCGGCACGATGGACGACATCGTGAAGATCGGCCAGTTCATCACCGACCTGGAGTATCGCCCGCTGGTGGCCCGCCCCCGCGACCGGCACCTCGGGACGCCCGGACCGGCCAGCACGCTGCTCATCATCAAGGGGCTGGCCGTGCCCGGCGCGCTGGTGGAGATCGAAGCCATCGCCGTGCTCGACTGA